The following is a genomic window from Geoalkalibacter halelectricus.
GAACGTGCCCTGGATGTGCCGGTCGAGAAAGTGGCCGCCACTCCCTTGGGTCTTTTGGCGGGGCTGGAAGTGATGGATGAGATTCTTCACGGGGAGGAACCCTGAGGATGGATGAGCCTAAGCCACCCAAAAATCATTAAAACCACGCCGGCAAATTTTCGGTCTGTCTCATCAGTGAAGATCTGGGCTACTGATCCCAACAATAAAAGGATAATCGCCATGCAAGATAGCGAGCAGTTGTTGCTGAAGGGGCGCGAGGCGCTGGAAACAGGTGAATTGGATCTAGCGGCGCGGCTGTTTCGGCAGGCCCTGGAAGCCAATCCGGAGTCGGCCGAGGTGCATGAGGCCCTTGGTGAAGCACTGGCCGAGCAGGGCAAGACGGGTGAGGCGCGTAAGCATTTGGAAAAGGCCGTGGCGCTCGATCCGGACAATCTCGACGCGCGCTATGCCTTGGGCGATCTGTGTTTCGAGGAAGGGCAGGCGCAAAAGGCTCTCGATATTTATCGCGCCATTCTCGACCGCGCCCCCGATGAGGCCGACGCTTGGGTGAGTTGCGGCCTGGTGCATTTTCACCTCGAGGACATGGAGCGCGCCGAGAACTGCTACCTCAAGGCTCTGGCCATCGATGCCGATTCGGTCTTCGCCCTCAACTCCCTGGGCGATGTCTACTATGCCCAGGGGCGCTCCGAGGAGGCGGTGGCGAACTACCGCAGGGTCGTCGAGATCGATCCCGAGGATGCCCAAGCGCACTACAACCTCGCCGAAATCTGCTATGACACCGGCGACCTGGCCCTCGCCGAAAAAGAATGTCGTGAGGCTTTGCGCCTCGACCCCGGGTTTTCCTTTGCCTACATGACCTTGGGCAACCTCAGCCTGGATCAGGAAAATCCGGAACAGGCCCTGGACTGGTTTCAGAAGTTTCTCCTGCACGAGCGTTCGACGGGGGCCAAGGATATCCGCGACGAGGTTGCCGCCGTGGTCGCCGGCCTCAAGGATGAGCTCGGGCGGCAGGCTTAGGGTTCTGGAGTCGGCGCATGGTGCGGGGCATGGCGATACTGCTGCTCATGCAGTTTCTCGGCGAGGTGATTTCGCGCGGGCTGAGCATTCCCATTCCCGGCAATGTCCTGGGTATGGGATTGCTGCTGGCCGCCCTCGGGCTGGGCTGGGTCAAGGTGCAGTGGCTACAGGATGCCGCCGAGCTGCTGCTGTCGCATCTGGCCCTGTTTTTTGTTCCTGCCGGGGTCGGGGTGATGGTCTACTTCGATTTGATTGCCGTTGAGTGGCTGCCCATTCTGGTCGCCATGGTCGTTAGTACTTTTGTGGTCATGGCCGTGACCGGTTGGGTGGCCAAGCTGCTGGATCGCGGGAGGGCCAAGGATGTTCGATGAACTGCTCAACTCTCCCTTGTTCGGGGTCGGCCTGACCCTGGGAGTTTATGCCCTGGCGCAAAAAATCTATCAGCGTACCGGCAGTGTCTTTTTCAACCCCGTGGCGCTGACCATCGCGACGCTCATCGCATTTCTGGTGTTGCTGCGCATTCCCTATGAAACCTACGCCCTGGGAGGGCAGTACATTCTCTTTTTGCTCGGACCTTCGGTGGTGGCCCTGGCCGTGCCGCTGTACACGCGCCGCAAGGAGATTCTGGCAAGAAAGGCGCCTATCCTCATCGGGATTGCGGCGGGGGCGGTGGCATCTGTTCTGAGTGCCTGCGGCTTGGCCTGGTTGCTGGGGGGCAGCACCGAGGTGATTTTGTCGCTTTCGCCCAAATCGGTCACCACGCCCATCGCCATCGGCATTGTCGAGAAGATCGGCGGACTGCCGCCCCTGACCGCCGCTCTGGTGGTGCTCACCGGCTGTCTGGGCGCGA
Proteins encoded in this region:
- a CDS encoding tetratricopeptide repeat protein, encoding MQDSEQLLLKGREALETGELDLAARLFRQALEANPESAEVHEALGEALAEQGKTGEARKHLEKAVALDPDNLDARYALGDLCFEEGQAQKALDIYRAILDRAPDEADAWVSCGLVHFHLEDMERAENCYLKALAIDADSVFALNSLGDVYYAQGRSEEAVANYRRVVEIDPEDAQAHYNLAEICYDTGDLALAEKECREALRLDPGFSFAYMTLGNLSLDQENPEQALDWFQKFLLHERSTGAKDIRDEVAAVVAGLKDELGRQA
- a CDS encoding CidA/LrgA family protein; this encodes MVRGMAILLLMQFLGEVISRGLSIPIPGNVLGMGLLLAALGLGWVKVQWLQDAAELLLSHLALFFVPAGVGVMVYFDLIAVEWLPILVAMVVSTFVVMAVTGWVAKLLDRGRAKDVR
- a CDS encoding LrgB family protein; translation: MFDELLNSPLFGVGLTLGVYALAQKIYQRTGSVFFNPVALTIATLIAFLVLLRIPYETYALGGQYILFLLGPSVVALAVPLYTRRKEILARKAPILIGIAAGAVASVLSACGLAWLLGGSTEVILSLSPKSVTTPIAIGIVEKIGGLPPLTAALVVLTGCLGAICGPEFCRLIGIRDPAAMGLAVGTASHGIGTARMLEVDRLGGAVSGLAIGLNGMITALVLPFLILLFL